The DNA segment TATAGGGTTGGGGAAAGGGTCTGGAATGTTGAGAATCTTTATAACAGAAAGGCAGGTATTACAAAGGATCAGGATACTTTACCGGAAAGGATTTTCAATCTCCCTGCTGAGAGCGGACCTTCAGCGGGTGAGGCTTACGACAGGTCAGAGTTTGAAAGGCTACTTAATCTTTATTACAGAAGAAGAGGCTGGAATGAAGAGGGATGGCCTGAAGCGGGTAAATTAAGAGAACTCGGCATTGAGTGAATACGTATTAGTTGGTTCAGGTCCTGCATCCATTAATTGTGCCTTAACTTTAAGAAAATTAAGGCCCAATTTAAGAATTAAAATAATCACTGATTCTTCTTTTCTTTTCGTAAAGATGGCGGGGCCATCGGTTTTGAAAAAAGAAATTAAGCCTTCCAACTTAGTTAAGGCACCACCTGAAGGTATAGAAATTGTGTTCAATGAGAAAGTGCTGGGAGTTGATTTAGAAAGGAAAGTTGTGTTTTCATCGAATAAGGAATGGAACTATGAGAAATTATTTATTGGAACGGGTTCACGACATCGTGCCTGTGCTTTTCACGGAGCTTTTTATCCCGATGAGTTTAACTCAATGCTGGAATTAAGAAACCTCATTTTGAATGGAAGGGTTAGAAAAGCGGTTATATACGGCTTCGGAATGGTAACCCTTGAACTCATTGATATTTTATATTCCTATGGCATTGTTACTACCGTTGTTTCTTCCTCTTCTTATCCCCTGAGCACTCTGGTATTCGATGAACTGGGAAAGAGACTAACTGCTTATTTTTCGCGCTTTGCCAGAATTGTTCTGGCAAACGAAATAGAAATGTTTGATGGGAAATGTGTCTATTTGAAAGACGGAAAACAAATTCCCTGTGATGCATTGATCGTGGCAAAGGGAACCGTTGCAAATCCCCTTATTCCGGAGATTAAGGTGAACGAGTTTATGCAAACGCAGTATGAAGAAGTGTTTTCTGGCGGTGATGCCGTCAGAGTGAGAGATAAAATAACGGGTGAATTCAAATTCATGCACTTGAACACCGTTGCATGGAAGACCGGTCATTATGCGGGTCTAAATATGGGAGGCTTAAGGGTTCCCTTTCCGGGTGCTACCTTCTTATCAGTTACAAAAACAAGAAATTTCAGTGTCTTTCTCTATGGTGAACTCAAAAATTTTGACGATTTTAAGATTGAAGAAAGAGATGGTTCACTCTTATGCAGCACCTTCCGGAGTGGAAAGGAAGTAGGTCTCTTTGCACTAAATAGAGAAGTTAATTTTTGGGAATTCACGCGATTTTTTGGCTAAGGATATTAGCTTTGCCGTGGAAGTCTCCTTTCATTTGTTCGCATTGCGTACTTTATAATTGTTAGCAACACGAACAAAGGGGGGAGTTGATGCTAATTTTTATGCTCATCCTATCTTCAGCTTTAAGAGTTCCTTTGATCACGGAAGATGTTAAGCTGGATGGATTTCTTGAACCCTTGTGGGACTCTGCTTTAGTCTTTAGCAATTTTAAAGTATTTGAGCCTCAGGATAAAGAATTACCTTCTTTCGCTACCAAATTTTATGTACTTCAGACGGAAAACTCGATATACGTTGCTTTTAGGTGTGAGCAAGACCAGGTAGTGAGTAGGGTAGGGCTGAGGGATGTAGCAGAAGGTGATTTTGTGGGTGTTTACTTTGATACCTTTGGTAGAGGAGGTAGTGTTTATTTCTTCGGTGTAAATGTGGCGGGAGTGCAGGTCGATCGTATTATCACGGGTGGGGGAAAGTTACCCGATGATAGTTGGGACGGGGTTTGGTTTTCAGCCGTTAGAAACTACAACGGAGAATACATAGTGGAAATAAAAATTCCCTTTAAAACTCTCCAGTATGACCTAAAAAACCCAATTTTTCGCATGGAGGCAACACGGTTTATCACCGAGACTAATGAAAGACTTTATCTTGGTAAGTATGGGAGGGAGTGGGGATTAAATCCCGTTGATTTCCCAATTGAAATTGAGTTAAAATTGCCAAATAAGTCCTTTGGATTTGAACTTTTGCCCGTTATATTGGTGGAAAAAGACAGCATGGAATTCAGGTTAAGAGCGGGAGTAGGTTCAAAATGGTCTCCTTCAAATAGCTGTCATTAAATTTTACTTTTTATCCGGATTTCTCGCAGGTGGAAGCGGATCCCTTTATTTTAAAACTGGGTAAATATGAAGAGTATCTTGAGGAAAGGAGGCCTTTTTTCGTTGAAGGGGGCGAGGTATTTAGATTTCGTTCTAATCCTTACACCTTTGGCTTTGGCCCATCCATAAATCCATTTTACTCCAGAAGAATAGGTAAGGCATTGTATGGAAGTACCATTGTTCCTTTGATTTTTGGGTTTAAGGGCTTTATCAAGTCTCGCGGGTTCGAAGGAGGTTTGCTTTCTACTTTGACTGATGTTGCCTTTTATATTGACGATTATGGAGATACCATACGAGAGGAGAAGGCAGTTTATAATGTTCTATCCTTTAGAAAACAACTTTCAGGGTACTCCAATTTTGGTTTTATTTATTCAGGAAAAGTTTCCCAAGATGATATTTTCAAAAACCACTCTGCTGGCATCAATTTTCACTACTTTATTCAAAAAACAGAACTGACAGGAACTTACTCTGTTTCGCTCTATGAAAAAAATGTGGGGAATGCCTTTGCTTTACACATTACCACCCTTGAAGAAGATCATCACTTCATGTTTTCTGTTATGAATATTGATACTCTTTATAATGTTTCTGAGATAGGGTATACGCCATGGGTTGGACTTCGCAGAGTTGCAATTATGGCTGGACCTAATTTTGAAATTGCCGGGAGTAAACTTCAATATGCTTCTTTTTCTTTGGGTTTCAATAGCAAAGCAGAAGCGTATGAAGGAATGAAGAGCCAAAATTTCTTGTTCTTACATACTTCTTTGAATTACAAAAATGGCGCTGGGATTGAGTTTCACCTCTCTGGAGGGAGAGAGTATGTTGAGGATTATATAAAAGAATATGAGGTTAACATTGATGGTTGGTCTTCTCCCAATGCAAGATTAGAGTTCAGGGGAGGTCTCGGTCTCCATAGAGGTTATAACTATTATCGTGGATATGAGGGATTGATGGTGTCTCACCGTGGGGTATTTAGAATCCATGGGGATTCCAGGTATAATTGGGAGATACGTTTAAGAGGATGGCTTGAGTTTGACCCTTCTACGAGCTTAGAAGAGTATACTCTTTCCTTTCAACCAAGGTTTCAATATGCCCTGAATAAGGATTTATTGGTAAGTTTCTATGGACAGTATGTTAAGCTTATCAAATCATATGAAACGGCGAGTAAAAATGTGAATCTCTTAATTTCTTACAATTTCAGGCCTAAGAGTTGGATTTACCTTGTGTTGTCAAAAGATTTTGCCAGTGACGGCTCGCAAGGACAACCGCAAGGGGTGTCTTTAAACTCAGGTATTTGTTTTATTTTTAGCAATTTTGCTTGATAATGCACATCTGCTGAAATATAATTTATTTCAAAAGGAGAGGTTAAATGCACTTTTCAGTTCAGTTTATTATACTTTTTGTTTATTTTGTGGTAGTACTCGCTATTGGCCTTCTCGCACAAAAACTTGCAAAGTCAGGCACAGACTATTTGATTGCTGGGAGGAATCTCGGATTGTTGCTCTGTACAGTGGTGGTTGTAGGGGAATGGCTCGGTGGTATGAGTACCATCGGCGTTTCTGAGAGAGCTTATGCAACGGGTATTTCTTCTGCTTGGTATAACATTTCAACTTCCATCGGGATGGCGTTGTTTGGCTTTCTCCTTGCGAAACACTATAGGAAGAACCATGTATACACCGTATCTGAAATGATTGAAAAGCTTTACAGCAAGGAAGTAAGGACCATTTCAGCAATTGCTTTTCTTTTCGCTTACATAATTCTCGGTTATGCTCAGATCCAGACGGTTGGATCTGTGCTTGCTTCCACCCTTAACATGAAATTTTCAGAGGGGGTTATACTGGGCGGTCTCCTTGTTACGATTTATGTCACGGCGGGTGGGTTCTGGTCTATTACTCTGACTAATGTGATTCATACTTTTTTCCTGTACTTTTCAATAATTTCTACTTTTATCATTGGACTTATAAAAATTGGTGGTTACTCTGGTCTGTTTTCTGCCCTTGCTGAAGTAGGAAAGAATGTGGAAGTTTATAAAAGTCCTTTCGGCGTTGGAGCAAATCAGGTTCTCGGCTGGATAATTGGTGGTATGTTTGGTGCTTTCGCAGCTCAGGCTTCAATTCAGCCGGTTTTCGCTGCAAAAGATGAAAAGACTGCAAAGAATGCTGCTCTTTTAAGCGCATTATTAATCTTCCCAACGGGAATCTTGACCGCGACTCTTGGAATGATTGCAGCAACGGGGAAATTTGCCGATGTGCCAAATCCCAAACAAGCACTGCCAAGCCTTTTAATGTCTCCAAAGTTTGTTCCCCCATGGTTTGGTGGGATAGCTCTCGCTGGCATTCTTGCCGCAATCCTCTCCACTATTGCACCTGTAATGTTTGCTATTTCTACAATTCTTGTGAAAGATATTTATCACAATCTCATTAATAAGGAAGCGGATGAAAGGAAAATTCTAAAGGTTTCTCGGTGGTTTACTTTTATAGTGGGGATACTCCTTATTCCATTAGCCGTATTCCTCAAAGGTTTTGTTCTCGATACAGGTTATATCTCCTATGCCATAAGGGGTGCTGCTGCAATAATTGTTCTTGCCGGTGTTTATTGGGTGGTTAGGGGGAAAAGGATACCCACTCCCAATGCTGCCATTGTCGCTATGATAGTTGGCACTATCGTTGCCATTGCTTTCCCAATCATTAAATATTATAAACCCGATTTTAACTTTGACAAAAATCTCTGGGCACTCGGTACAGCGCTCCTATCCATTCTTCTTGTCACCTTTATTGAGAGAGTCGTATTTAGGAGGAAAAATTTATGAAACCTCTTGAGGGTGTTAAAGTCCTTGATCTTTCGAGGGTTCTTGCAGGCCCCACAGTGGGTATGATCCTCGGGGATCTTGGAGCAGACGTGATAAAAGTGGAAAGGCCAGGGACAGGTGACGAAACCCGAGGCTGGGGACCACCCTTTGCGGGTGGAGAAAGTGCCTACTACATGTGTGCTAACAAAAATAAAAGGGGAATGACCCTGAATTTAAAGTCCGAAGAGGCCGGAGAAATCCTTGAGAAACTAATTAAACGCAGTGATGTAATGATATTAAACTTTCTACCCGATGTCCTAAATAGCCTGCATTTGACTTATGATGAAGTAAAGAAAATAAAACCCGATATTATCTGGGCCTCAGTAACAGGATTTGGACTTACTGGTCCTAAGGCACATAAACCAGGTTATGATGTTTTAATTCAGGGTATCAGTGGGCTTATGAGCATAACTGGTGAGCCCGATGGAGAACCGATGAAAGTTGGAGTTGCAATTTGCGATGTGCTTACCGCTTTATACACCGTTATTGCGATCGAATCAGCTCTTATACGAAGGAATAGGACAGGTGAAGGTGCAATGATTGATAATTCTTTACTGGAATCAACTATCGCAAGCCTGGTAAATGTTGCAAATAACTATCTAATTGGAGGTATTATACCGAAGAGATATGGTAATGCTCATCCCAATATAGTTCCCTACCAGGTGTTTAAGGCCAGTGATGACTACATAATAATAGGTGTGGGAAATGAAGAACAGTGGAAGCGTTTTTGCAAAGTAATTGAAAGGGAAGATCTTGCCACAGATCCGAGATTTGAAACCAACGCTAAGCGCCTTGAAAACAGGGATGTTCTCATACCCATCATAGAGGAAATCATTGCTAAGCGTGAAAGTAAATACTGGCTTGAGAAGCTTGATGAGGCGCATATCCCAGCTGGTCCTATAAATACTGTGGACAAAGCAATAAACGACGAACAGGTAGTTTACAGGAGATTCATTCAGGAAATTGATCATCCAACGGCAGGCCGTATTAAGTTGATGAGAAACCCGATACACTTCGGAGATATTGAACTGGATATTTACAGGCACCCGCCGTTACTTGGCGAACATACAAAGGAAATTCTTCTGGAACTTGGATATTCGGAGGAAGATTATTTAAAATTTAAAAAGAAAGGAGTTGTATGAATAAACGCTTTGAAATAGAAATTAATCACGACTGGTGTAAAGCCTGCTATATCTGTGTTAAGATTTGTCCCAAGGATGTATTCGACATCGCAGAAAAAGAAAGTTTTAGGGGATTTAGAGAAGTAATACCTACAAGGTTGGAAGATTGCATAGGGTGTATGATGTGTGAAAACTTTTGCCCTGATTTTGCAATAGAAGTGAAGGAGATTGAAGATGCCGTGGAAAAGAATTAAGTTGCCAATTAGTCCGGGAAGATTTCTGGTTCAGGGTGATGAGGCTGTTGCTGATGGTGCCTTTTGTGCTGGAATGAGATTTTATGCGGGGTATCCTATAACGCCTGCAAGTGAGGTAATTACACGTGTTCAGCAAAGGTTTGAAGAGTCAGGAGAAGGTGTTTACTTTCAAGGTGAAGATGAGATAGCCTCTATAGCAGCCTGCATTGGAGCCTCTTGGACAGGAGTGAAGGCTATGACAGCCACCAGTGGGCCTGGCTTTGATCTTATGGTGGAAAATCTGGGATATGCAATCTTTACTGAGACTCCGCTGGTTATTGTTGACGTTCAGCGAGCGGGTCCTTCCACTGGTCAAGCCGCGCGACCGTCTCAGGGTGACTATCATCAGGTAAGATACGCCACTCATGGAGATTACGAAATAATCGTACTTTCCCCCTGGTCTTGTCAAGAGCTGTTTGAATTTGGAATTAGAGCCTTTAATTTGGCAGAAAGATATAGGGTCCCCGTTATTATTTTGACGGATGAAGCAATTGGACATTTAAGAGAACCGGTGGTTTATCCTGAAGAGATAAATATATTCGATAGAGAGCACGATCCAGATGCTCCACCTTTTAGTTTTGACGAGAAGGACGCAGGCCCGATGCCCCTTATCGGTGACGGTAAGTCACTTTTAATAACTGGATCTACCCATACAGAGTGGGGAAAACGAGTAACACAGGACCCGGAAGTTCACCGAAAGATCGTTAAACATCTTATAGGAAAGATTCGTAATAACGTTTCCGATATCTTTGAATCGCACGAGGAATTCATTGAAGATGCGGAAATAGTCATAGCTTCCTATGGAATCTCATCAAGAAGCGGATTTGAGGCTGTAAAGAGACTGAGAGAAAAGGGTATAAAAGCAGGATTTTTCAGGTTCAAAGTTATATGGCCTATGTGGGAAAAGTATGTAAAGGAAAGGCTTTCCGGTGTGAAAAAGATTTTTGTACCGGAAATGAATGCTGGTCATTTATCGAGAGAGCTTGAAAGGCTGGTTGATGTTGAGATAATTCCCATCTTAGAGCTTGGAACGTGTGTTATAACTCCGGAAGTCATTGTAAAAGAAGTGGAGGCCCATCTATGAAAAATTATATGGATTGGATAAGAACAGATTTCTTTCCCACTGCTTTTTGTCCAGGCTGTGGTCATGGCATCATTTTAAAGGCCATTGCAAAGGCATTAACGGAACTGGAACTCAGGAGAGAAGAGGTTGTCTTTGTGTCTGGGATTGGCTGCTCTGGCTGGATACCAAGCCCGTATATTAAAGCGGATTCTATTCATACAACTCACGGTAGAGCTCTTGCCTTCGCGACGGGTGTTAAGCTAACAAAGCCAGATTTGACTGTCATTGTAGTTGGAGGGGATGGAGACCTTGCC comes from the bacterium genome and includes:
- a CDS encoding 4Fe-4S dicluster domain-containing protein, giving the protein MNKRFEIEINHDWCKACYICVKICPKDVFDIAEKESFRGFREVIPTRLEDCIGCMMCENFCPDFAIEVKEIEDAVEKN
- a CDS encoding sodium:solute symporter family protein; protein product: MHFSVQFIILFVYFVVVLAIGLLAQKLAKSGTDYLIAGRNLGLLLCTVVVVGEWLGGMSTIGVSERAYATGISSAWYNISTSIGMALFGFLLAKHYRKNHVYTVSEMIEKLYSKEVRTISAIAFLFAYIILGYAQIQTVGSVLASTLNMKFSEGVILGGLLVTIYVTAGGFWSITLTNVIHTFFLYFSIISTFIIGLIKIGGYSGLFSALAEVGKNVEVYKSPFGVGANQVLGWIIGGMFGAFAAQASIQPVFAAKDEKTAKNAALLSALLIFPTGILTATLGMIAATGKFADVPNPKQALPSLLMSPKFVPPWFGGIALAGILAAILSTIAPVMFAISTILVKDIYHNLINKEADERKILKVSRWFTFIVGILLIPLAVFLKGFVLDTGYISYAIRGAAAIIVLAGVYWVVRGKRIPTPNAAIVAMIVGTIVAIAFPIIKYYKPDFNFDKNLWALGTALLSILLVTFIERVVFRRKNL
- a CDS encoding carbohydrate binding family 9 domain-containing protein, with the translated sequence MLIFMLILSSALRVPLITEDVKLDGFLEPLWDSALVFSNFKVFEPQDKELPSFATKFYVLQTENSIYVAFRCEQDQVVSRVGLRDVAEGDFVGVYFDTFGRGGSVYFFGVNVAGVQVDRIITGGGKLPDDSWDGVWFSAVRNYNGEYIVEIKIPFKTLQYDLKNPIFRMEATRFITETNERLYLGKYGREWGLNPVDFPIEIELKLPNKSFGFELLPVILVEKDSMEFRLRAGVGSKWSPSNSCH
- a CDS encoding 2-oxoacid:acceptor oxidoreductase subunit alpha, producing MPWKRIKLPISPGRFLVQGDEAVADGAFCAGMRFYAGYPITPASEVITRVQQRFEESGEGVYFQGEDEIASIAACIGASWTGVKAMTATSGPGFDLMVENLGYAIFTETPLVIVDVQRAGPSTGQAARPSQGDYHQVRYATHGDYEIIVLSPWSCQELFEFGIRAFNLAERYRVPVIILTDEAIGHLREPVVYPEEINIFDREHDPDAPPFSFDEKDAGPMPLIGDGKSLLITGSTHTEWGKRVTQDPEVHRKIVKHLIGKIRNNVSDIFESHEEFIEDAEIVIASYGISSRSGFEAVKRLREKGIKAGFFRFKVIWPMWEKYVKERLSGVKKIFVPEMNAGHLSRELERLVDVEIIPILELGTCVITPEVIVKEVEAHL
- a CDS encoding CoA transferase, yielding MKPLEGVKVLDLSRVLAGPTVGMILGDLGADVIKVERPGTGDETRGWGPPFAGGESAYYMCANKNKRGMTLNLKSEEAGEILEKLIKRSDVMILNFLPDVLNSLHLTYDEVKKIKPDIIWASVTGFGLTGPKAHKPGYDVLIQGISGLMSITGEPDGEPMKVGVAICDVLTALYTVIAIESALIRRNRTGEGAMIDNSLLESTIASLVNVANNYLIGGIIPKRYGNAHPNIVPYQVFKASDDYIIIGVGNEEQWKRFCKVIEREDLATDPRFETNAKRLENRDVLIPIIEEIIAKRESKYWLEKLDEAHIPAGPINTVDKAINDEQVVYRRFIQEIDHPTAGRIKLMRNPIHFGDIELDIYRHPPLLGEHTKEILLELGYSEEDYLKFKKKGVV
- a CDS encoding FAD/NAD(P)-binding oxidoreductase; this encodes MSEYVLVGSGPASINCALTLRKLRPNLRIKIITDSSFLFVKMAGPSVLKKEIKPSNLVKAPPEGIEIVFNEKVLGVDLERKVVFSSNKEWNYEKLFIGTGSRHRACAFHGAFYPDEFNSMLELRNLILNGRVRKAVIYGFGMVTLELIDILYSYGIVTTVVSSSSYPLSTLVFDELGKRLTAYFSRFARIVLANEIEMFDGKCVYLKDGKQIPCDALIVAKGTVANPLIPEIKVNEFMQTQYEEVFSGGDAVRVRDKITGEFKFMHLNTVAWKTGHYAGLNMGGLRVPFPGATFLSVTKTRNFSVFLYGELKNFDDFKIEERDGSLLCSTFRSGKEVGLFALNREVNFWEFTRFFG